In Xanthomonas sacchari, a genomic segment contains:
- a CDS encoding H-NS histone family protein encodes MTEVRNLQQIAEAKAKLQEEMRKLEEQERQAREGETNAAHANVLSLLEQFAEFFSAKQRNEIAAYVTSAASKPASSKSAGGRSEVKPKYQLPHTGETWSGRGRTPKAFAAWEGTAAYNEWKARHPDLKFPLFKY; translated from the coding sequence ATGACGGAAGTTCGCAACTTGCAACAGATCGCCGAAGCCAAGGCCAAGCTGCAGGAAGAAATGCGCAAGCTGGAAGAGCAGGAACGGCAGGCGCGCGAGGGCGAAACCAATGCCGCGCATGCCAACGTGCTGTCGCTGCTGGAGCAGTTCGCCGAGTTCTTCAGCGCCAAGCAGCGCAACGAGATCGCCGCCTACGTGACCAGCGCGGCGTCCAAGCCGGCCAGCAGCAAGTCCGCCGGCGGCCGCAGCGAGGTCAAGCCGAAGTACCAGTTGCCGCACACCGGCGAAACCTGGTCCGGCCGCGGCCGCACGCCCAAGGCCTTCGCGGCCTGGGAAGGCACCGCCGCCTACAACGAATGGAAGGCGCGGCATCCGGACCTGAAGTTCCCGCTGTTCAAGTACTGA